The Fortiea contorta PCC 7126 genome has a segment encoding these proteins:
- a CDS encoding TIGR00300 family protein translates to MTSRIRFLMCAPDHYDVDYVINPWMEGNIHKSSRDRAVEQWEKLYHVLKEHAIVDLVTPQIGWPDMVFTANAGLVLGKNVVLSRFLHKERQGEEPYFQQWFEQNGYTVYVLPKDLPFEGAGDALLDREGRWLWSGYGFRSELDSHPYLAKWLDIEVLSLRLIDERFYHLDTCFCPLANGYLLYYPGAFDAYSNRLIEMRVAPEKRIAIAEADAVNFACNAVNVESIVIMNKASDALQARLQDAGFQIIETPLTEFLKAGGAAKCLTLRVTEPVRDEVHANVSVESRVIRLEGHLLDSGLINRALDLIVDAGGSFQVLNFNLGEQRQSTSAAEVKVSAPSHQVMEEIFSQLIDLGAVNLPQDERDAILEPVLQNGVAPDDFYVSTIYPTEVRIHGQWVKVQNQRMDGAIAITQTPHGVVARCKILRDLAVGEQVIVDVLGIRTIRKPESREQRNSQEFSFMSAGVSSERRVELVVEQVAWELRKIRDAGGKVVVTAGPVVIHTGGGEHLSRLIREGYVQALLGGNAIAVHDIEQNIMGTSLGVDMKRGVAVRGGHRHHLKVINTIRRHGSIAKAVAAGIIPSGVMYECIQNQVPFVLAGSIRDDGPLPDTQMDLIKAQQEYAQHLEGAEMILMLSSMLHSIGVGNMTPAGVKMVCVDINPAVVTKLSDRGSIESVGVVTDVGLFLSLLTQQLDKLTSPYRAVVA, encoded by the coding sequence ATGACTTCTCGGATTCGCTTTTTGATGTGTGCTCCAGACCACTATGATGTGGATTATGTGATTAATCCTTGGATGGAAGGGAATATTCACAAATCATCGCGCGATCGCGCCGTCGAACAGTGGGAAAAGCTTTACCATGTATTGAAGGAACATGCGATCGTTGATTTAGTCACACCCCAAATAGGTTGGCCGGATATGGTGTTTACCGCCAACGCTGGCTTGGTACTGGGGAAGAATGTGGTATTGAGTCGTTTTTTACACAAGGAACGCCAAGGGGAAGAACCATACTTCCAACAATGGTTTGAGCAAAATGGTTACACTGTTTATGTCTTACCAAAAGATTTACCTTTTGAGGGCGCGGGAGACGCTCTCTTAGATCGAGAGGGACGCTGGTTATGGTCAGGATATGGCTTCCGTTCTGAGTTGGATTCTCACCCTTATCTGGCAAAATGGTTAGATATTGAAGTGTTATCCCTGCGATTAATTGATGAGCGTTTCTATCACCTGGATACTTGCTTCTGTCCTTTAGCTAACGGCTATTTGCTCTATTATCCTGGGGCTTTCGATGCCTATTCTAACCGCTTAATTGAGATGCGCGTCGCTCCAGAAAAGCGGATAGCGATCGCTGAAGCTGATGCGGTAAACTTTGCTTGTAATGCGGTGAATGTGGAAAGCATCGTCATTATGAACAAAGCGAGCGATGCTTTGCAAGCTCGTCTCCAAGATGCAGGTTTCCAAATTATTGAAACACCACTGACGGAATTTCTCAAGGCTGGTGGCGCAGCAAAATGTCTGACTTTGCGAGTGACGGAACCAGTTCGAGATGAAGTCCACGCCAATGTTTCTGTGGAAAGTCGCGTCATTCGTTTAGAAGGACACTTGCTTGACTCTGGTTTGATTAACCGCGCCCTAGATTTAATTGTAGACGCAGGCGGTAGTTTCCAAGTATTAAATTTCAACCTCGGTGAACAGCGACAAAGCACCTCAGCAGCTGAAGTCAAGGTATCAGCGCCATCCCATCAGGTGATGGAAGAAATTTTCTCCCAATTAATTGATTTGGGAGCGGTGAATTTACCCCAGGACGAGCGAGACGCCATTCTCGAACCGGTGCTGCAAAATGGTGTGGCTCCTGATGATTTTTATGTCAGTACCATTTATCCTACAGAAGTCCGGATTCACGGTCAGTGGGTAAAGGTACAAAATCAGCGCATGGATGGAGCGATCGCTATTACGCAAACTCCCCATGGAGTGGTGGCAAGGTGTAAAATATTACGAGACTTAGCAGTCGGCGAGCAGGTAATCGTCGATGTCCTCGGTATCCGCACCATCCGCAAACCAGAATCCCGCGAACAACGCAACTCCCAGGAATTCAGCTTTATGTCGGCGGGAGTTTCCAGCGAACGGCGTGTGGAATTGGTGGTGGAACAAGTAGCTTGGGAGTTACGTAAAATTCGGGATGCAGGCGGTAAAGTTGTTGTCACCGCCGGGCCAGTGGTAATTCATACCGGTGGGGGTGAACATCTCTCGCGCCTGATTCGGGAAGGATATGTGCAAGCGCTATTGGGCGGAAATGCGATCGCTGTCCACGACATCGAGCAAAATATCATGGGTACGTCCCTCGGTGTGGATATGAAGCGGGGTGTGGCTGTTCGTGGTGGACATCGCCATCACTTGAAGGTGATCAATACTATCCGCCGTCATGGTAGTATTGCTAAAGCTGTGGCAGCAGGAATAATTCCCAGTGGCGTGATGTATGAGTGCATCCAGAATCAAGTACCCTTTGTACTCGCTGGTTCGATTCGGGATGATGGGCCCTTACCTGACACCCAAATGGATTTGATTAAAGCACAGCAAGAATATGCTCAACACCTAGAAGGTGCAGAAATGATTTTGATGCTTTCATCAATGTTGCACTCAATTGGGGTGGGAAATATGACCCCGGCTGGTGTGAAAATGGTATGTGTCGATATTAATCCCGCCGTCGTGACTAAGTTAAGCGATCGCGGTTCCATTGAATCGGTAGGTGTAGTCACAGATGTGGGATTATTCCTCAGTTTGTTGACACAGCAACTGGATAAGTTGACAAGTCCCTATCGTGCAGTGGTAGCTTAA
- the pbpC gene encoding penicillin-binding protein 1C — MKLTSRWLIQITHKLGHQMHRKTSKIILALLLVCFVVRLLPYLAPIRATDIIQNQLALQFSDRHNLPLGTLLTRDQEHTAVVPLNQVSPQFIHAILAAEDARFYHHGALEIKAIIRAIKQAIDTRKIVSGASTITMQLARMLDPVPRTFSAKLREVWLAWRLTAGMNKDEIFSAYINRLPMGGNIYGVEAAARTYFDLPASDLNLAQASLLAAIPNNPTYFNPYKHWERLKQRQKYVLNRMVKEGYITNAIAQRVYTEKVVFQSRPQGIIAAPHFLFWLATQQQSNHNLPHQSLPIQTTIDRPLQQFVEAQVQQIISSLATNNVHDAAALVIDNHTGEVLAYVGSPDYFNDAKLGNNDGVQALRQPGSTLKPFVYELALEKKVIRPNTILADVPTHYAIPGAKLYSPTDYTQNFLGPVRVRIALANSLNIPAVKVLEKVGVHDFLTRLRQLGFTHLNQTPEHYGLGLTLGSGEVNLWELARAYLTIAKMGQPTDLVTTIPHSSPIPQAPASPTWALITDMLSDRHARATAFGVNSVLNLPFPAAVKTGTSSNFRDTWTVGFTTDYTVATWVGNFNGEPMRQVSGVTGAAPLWNRIMLHLHENQEPADFPPPTGVVKLPICAVSGFKPTPDCTSVVQEYFYPEDKTAYTQQNNLNLPSEYNEWLAKQPQPSFGASNLRILSPRQGDLFLLYPGEQTQQKLEFKIVNRPLKPVELWLNGEKLAASSANSLFWQIRPGKWTLEARSGAISDTVTFQVQSATSKPKRRGFSVVN; from the coding sequence ATGAAACTAACTTCACGTTGGCTGATTCAGATTACGCACAAACTGGGGCATCAGATGCATCGCAAAACTAGTAAAATTATCTTGGCTTTGCTGCTGGTGTGCTTTGTGGTGCGATTGCTGCCTTATTTAGCGCCGATTCGAGCTACAGATATTATTCAAAATCAGTTAGCATTGCAGTTTAGCGATCGCCATAACTTACCATTAGGAACTCTACTCACCCGCGATCAAGAGCATACCGCAGTTGTACCCCTAAATCAGGTTTCTCCCCAATTTATCCACGCCATCTTAGCTGCTGAAGATGCTCGCTTCTATCATCATGGAGCGTTGGAGATCAAAGCCATTATCCGCGCTATCAAACAAGCCATTGACACCCGCAAGATAGTTTCCGGTGCTTCTACAATTACCATGCAATTGGCACGAATGCTAGATCCTGTCCCTCGCACCTTCAGCGCTAAGTTACGCGAGGTTTGGTTGGCTTGGCGATTAACAGCGGGGATGAATAAAGACGAAATCTTCTCCGCTTATATTAATCGGCTACCAATGGGTGGTAATATCTATGGTGTAGAAGCCGCAGCCCGTACTTATTTCGACTTACCCGCAAGTGATTTGAATCTTGCCCAGGCTAGCTTACTCGCTGCTATCCCCAACAATCCCACATACTTTAACCCTTATAAACACTGGGAACGTCTCAAGCAGCGCCAAAAATACGTCTTGAATCGGATGGTAAAGGAAGGATATATCACAAATGCGATCGCTCAACGAGTATACACCGAAAAAGTAGTCTTTCAATCTCGTCCCCAGGGAATTATCGCCGCGCCACACTTTTTATTTTGGCTAGCAACCCAGCAACAAAGCAATCATAATTTACCCCATCAATCTTTGCCGATTCAAACGACAATAGATCGACCTCTGCAACAATTTGTAGAAGCACAAGTACAACAAATAATTTCTTCCCTCGCTACAAACAACGTCCATGATGCTGCAGCTTTAGTAATTGACAATCATACTGGGGAAGTTTTAGCTTATGTCGGTTCCCCTGATTATTTTAACGACGCCAAATTAGGAAATAATGATGGTGTACAGGCGCTGCGTCAACCAGGCTCGACCCTCAAACCGTTTGTTTATGAATTGGCTTTAGAAAAAAAAGTCATTCGTCCCAACACCATCTTGGCAGACGTGCCGACCCACTACGCCATTCCCGGTGCAAAACTTTATAGCCCCACAGATTATACTCAAAACTTTCTCGGCCCAGTGCGGGTACGCATCGCTTTAGCGAACTCATTGAATATACCAGCGGTAAAAGTGTTAGAAAAAGTTGGCGTTCATGACTTTTTAACACGTCTGCGTCAGCTAGGCTTTACACACCTCAATCAAACTCCAGAACACTATGGTTTAGGCTTAACTCTCGGTAGTGGTGAAGTTAACCTCTGGGAACTAGCGCGCGCTTACCTGACTATCGCCAAAATGGGACAACCCACAGATTTAGTCACCACAATTCCCCACTCATCCCCGATTCCCCAGGCGCCAGCTTCGCCAACTTGGGCGCTAATTACTGACATGTTAAGCGATCGCCATGCCAGAGCTACAGCTTTTGGTGTAAACTCTGTATTAAACTTGCCCTTCCCCGCAGCCGTAAAAACCGGCACCTCTTCCAACTTCCGCGATACTTGGACAGTAGGCTTTACCACCGACTACACCGTCGCTACCTGGGTAGGAAATTTCAACGGCGAACCCATGCGACAGGTATCAGGCGTTACAGGTGCTGCACCCTTGTGGAATCGGATTATGTTACACCTCCACGAAAATCAAGAACCTGCAGACTTTCCCCCGCCAACAGGTGTAGTGAAATTACCTATATGTGCAGTATCAGGATTCAAACCCACACCAGATTGCACCTCTGTAGTCCAAGAATACTTTTACCCAGAAGACAAAACCGCCTACACACAACAAAATAATCTTAATTTACCCTCAGAATACAACGAATGGCTGGCGAAACAGCCCCAACCTAGTTTTGGCGCTAGCAACTTGAGAATTTTATCGCCTCGTCAAGGTGATTTATTTTTATTGTATCCAGGTGAACAGACGCAACAAAAATTAGAGTTTAAAATAGTAAATAGACCATTAAAGCCTGTAGAATTGTGGCTTAATGGTGAGAAGCTTGCCGCCTCATCAGCTAACTCTTTATTTTGGCAAATACGCCCCGGCAAGTGGACTTTAGAAGCTAGAAGCGGTGCCATTAGCGACACAGTAACTTTCCAAGTGCAATCAGCCACAAGCAAACCCAAGCGTCGGGGCTTTAGTGTCGTCAACTAA
- a CDS encoding alpha-2-macroglobulin family protein — MIRKFCKYFLLSLTIFLVITGCNLIGIKSGKEQLAAVSPLPPPNLPEWITQISPVGDAKPLNQIRIRFKEALIPVESLDSPEQQKLLQNFQLEPPLPGQFRFLTPRMVGFQADNALPQATRFQVTLKAGLADLKNHRLNQDLAWTFNTESIKLTNLPGVNPVEKADIQPIDLQQKLQFTSNVELDLASVEKHLQLVPEGKNQGIGFKVDLAKAEQPEENSLEKFDSSARNWIYNIKPQQNLEKATNYRLKFAPGIRPAYGNLPSDKEFVSKLATYSPLAFQRIKLFGQPDANGAYGRFVKGSPQLEFNNILVADSVLENIKIDPAPKENVRIVQINDEDRIVSINPYALAPETSYTITLGENLKDKFGQTLGKPLTVKYETDDLAGDIWAPSDLHIFPTDKDLQLNINTINLPESKYKAVYRVIQPTDLVYFNSAYPKGNNNDLLPQSANWQNFPISAKKNQSVDITVPIKEKLSSPTGILAYGVQARTNKYQENGKELWREPTIYGLVQLTNLGVFSQWFPKSGLIRVHHLSDGSPVNGAGVEIYQSKLDAKSLTPPLPCASGKTDGNGNLNIQNADLQKCFAGQQRFVKSPQLLVIARENQDWAFTRTEEYSGVYGYGIDAGWEEGKPESRGVIFSDRQLYQPGEKAWITGFADYLQNGTIQQDKNAVYQLTLVNPDGQKTALGTRTTNEFGTFSLELPIKNNQRLGYYSIQAKGKNGQEISGEFRVAEFKPPNFKVELNLNKEFALIDEKIEAKTSSNYLFGAPVEGGEAKYFVTRQQTSFIPQGWEEFTFGRQWFWPEESPNVTSDVLETKTQLDAAGKASQIIMVAKDLPYAMKYQVDVQVADVSNLSVANSQTFTALPSSRLIGLKSNFVAEAGKAFPVEVVVTEPSGKLITGERVRLELQQIKYSSVTQLVEGSRTPKNQVEYKTVAQSEVTSTNSPQIINLTPTASGSYRLRANFSNTNDELGATDLQIWATGENPVYWGSKEQDLLEVKLNKKAYKAGETATVLMQSPYPDAELYFAVVKDKPLYQKVTKVKGSAPQIQFQVTSEMLPNAAVQAVLVRQGVSLNQAEPGSLDKLVKIGFAPFKVDLQDKYLKVQVTPTQASLTPSSEATVKLELKDNQGNPTSGQFTVMVVNEAVLQLSGYRPPDLVNTVYAEQQISTRFSDNRPDVVIQAQDVAKPKGWGYGGGFSGNLANTRTRKDFQALAFYNGSVITDASGQAQITFKLPDDLTTWRVMAVATDGNLRFGNGEATFISAKPLLTNAILPQFARPGDRLFAGLSVTNNTGTTGNLTINGTLDGTVKFSDKNPTATTLQTNAETATSAYRFPMVVESVGESKVRFHTQLNNATDAFEVPLAIKPLEITEQVVETGITEKQINIPLNIDKNTIPTAGGLDVQLASTLIPEIKAPAQQVFTDDALPFAEPAASQLIIAANLQTLTQKYSQPLAEFNPQSQANQAIEKLLKLQLSDGGFAAFSGQEKSDPWISAYVGESLARGKQIFPGLVEPAMISRLQGYLQKVLANPGKYDFCKQQLCKNQLQLHALIALAELGDKRNSLLSDIYQQQNKFDLVTQIKLARYLSQFPEWQDESSKILTQVQKNVYETGRTAVISLPSNWSWMSSQTTSQAQALRLFIANKSQPEIIDKLFQSLLALRRDGTWQTSYNNAQALTALVEYSQLQPTPPNFIATVELAGKKLGENRFQDYQKTNLNLQVPMDKLPRGRHDLTLKKSGAGKLHYFVAYNYRLSGNQPGRFNGLRVTREIRQVGETKVLRKLGLYALEQPLTLAPGKVFDIGLEIIADHPVEHVVINDPLPAGLEAVDASFQTATSALQAKADSWQLGFKNIHSDRIIAYADTLEPGVYRLHYLVRSVTPGTFLWPGAQVHLQYAPEEFGRVADSTLILEERK, encoded by the coding sequence ATGATTCGCAAATTTTGCAAGTATTTCCTACTCTCCCTGACAATCTTTTTAGTAATCACAGGGTGTAATTTAATTGGGATTAAATCAGGGAAAGAACAACTAGCAGCAGTTTCGCCACTCCCACCGCCAAATTTACCAGAATGGATTACTCAAATTAGCCCTGTGGGTGATGCAAAACCTCTCAATCAAATCCGCATCCGGTTTAAAGAGGCTTTGATTCCTGTAGAAAGTTTGGATAGTCCAGAACAGCAGAAATTATTACAAAATTTTCAACTTGAGCCGCCCTTACCGGGACAATTCCGATTTTTGACGCCGCGCATGGTAGGATTTCAGGCAGATAATGCCTTACCACAAGCAACAAGGTTTCAGGTAACACTTAAAGCTGGTTTAGCGGATTTAAAAAATCATCGCCTAAATCAAGATTTAGCTTGGACATTTAATACCGAATCTATCAAGCTGACGAATTTACCGGGTGTAAATCCTGTAGAAAAAGCAGATATTCAACCAATCGATTTACAACAGAAGCTACAATTCACATCTAATGTGGAACTAGATTTAGCTTCCGTAGAGAAACATCTACAATTAGTTCCCGAAGGTAAAAATCAGGGTATAGGTTTTAAGGTTGATTTAGCCAAAGCAGAACAACCAGAAGAAAATTCCTTAGAAAAATTTGATTCATCGGCGCGTAATTGGATTTACAACATTAAACCGCAACAAAATCTCGAAAAAGCTACTAACTATCGCTTAAAGTTTGCTCCGGGAATTCGTCCTGCGTATGGTAACTTACCCAGTGACAAAGAGTTCGTGAGTAAATTAGCGACTTATTCACCCTTGGCTTTTCAAAGAATTAAATTATTTGGACAACCAGATGCAAATGGCGCTTATGGGAGATTTGTTAAAGGTAGTCCCCAACTAGAATTTAATAATATCCTAGTTGCAGATTCAGTTTTAGAAAATATTAAAATCGACCCTGCGCCAAAAGAAAATGTTCGCATCGTTCAAATCAACGATGAAGATAGAATTGTCAGCATCAATCCTTATGCTTTAGCGCCAGAGACTAGTTATACAATTACTCTGGGTGAAAATCTCAAAGATAAATTTGGACAAACTTTAGGTAAGCCCCTCACAGTTAAATATGAAACAGATGATTTAGCTGGTGATATTTGGGCGCCATCTGATTTACATATCTTCCCCACAGATAAAGATTTACAGCTAAATATTAATACGATAAATCTCCCAGAGTCGAAATATAAAGCAGTTTATCGAGTCATCCAACCAACAGATTTAGTTTATTTTAATTCTGCTTATCCCAAAGGTAATAACAATGATTTATTACCTCAATCAGCTAACTGGCAAAACTTCCCGATATCAGCCAAGAAAAATCAATCAGTTGATATCACCGTACCCATCAAAGAAAAGCTATCTTCTCCTACAGGTATATTAGCTTATGGAGTGCAAGCACGCACCAACAAATATCAGGAAAATGGCAAAGAATTGTGGCGAGAACCAACGATATATGGCTTGGTACAATTGACAAATTTGGGTGTATTTTCGCAATGGTTTCCCAAATCAGGTTTAATCCGCGTTCATCATTTGAGTGATGGTTCACCGGTTAATGGGGCTGGTGTAGAAATTTATCAATCAAAATTAGATGCAAAATCTTTGACACCACCTCTACCTTGTGCGTCTGGGAAAACAGATGGAAACGGAAACTTAAATATCCAAAATGCAGATTTACAAAAATGTTTTGCTGGTCAACAAAGATTTGTAAAATCACCACAATTATTAGTCATTGCTCGCGAAAATCAAGATTGGGCATTCACACGCACTGAAGAATATAGTGGTGTTTATGGTTATGGAATTGACGCAGGTTGGGAGGAAGGTAAACCAGAATCCAGAGGCGTGATTTTTTCTGATAGACAGTTATATCAACCAGGAGAAAAAGCTTGGATAACGGGCTTTGCTGACTACTTACAAAATGGCACAATTCAGCAAGATAAAAATGCTGTTTACCAATTAACGCTAGTAAATCCTGATGGACAAAAAACAGCTTTAGGTACACGCACTACTAATGAATTTGGCACTTTTTCTCTAGAGTTACCAATTAAGAACAATCAGCGTTTAGGTTACTATAGTATCCAAGCCAAAGGAAAGAACGGACAAGAAATATCAGGAGAATTCCGCGTCGCTGAATTTAAACCACCCAACTTTAAGGTTGAACTCAATTTAAATAAAGAATTCGCACTCATTGACGAAAAGATTGAGGCGAAAACCAGTAGTAATTATCTATTTGGTGCACCTGTGGAAGGTGGAGAAGCAAAATATTTTGTCACTCGTCAACAGACTAGTTTTATTCCTCAAGGTTGGGAAGAATTTACCTTTGGGAGACAATGGTTTTGGCCGGAAGAAAGTCCGAATGTGACTAGTGATGTATTAGAAACTAAAACTCAATTAGATGCTGCGGGTAAAGCTAGTCAAATCATCATGGTGGCTAAAGATTTACCCTATGCGATGAAATATCAAGTAGATGTGCAAGTTGCAGATGTTTCTAATTTATCTGTGGCGAATTCCCAAACTTTTACAGCTTTACCCAGTAGCCGTTTAATTGGCTTAAAAAGTAACTTTGTTGCGGAAGCTGGTAAAGCTTTTCCTGTAGAAGTGGTTGTGACTGAACCCAGCGGAAAATTAATCACAGGTGAACGAGTACGGCTAGAATTACAACAAATAAAATATAGTAGTGTCACCCAATTAGTAGAGGGGAGTCGTACACCGAAAAATCAGGTGGAATATAAAACTGTTGCTCAATCTGAGGTGACATCTACTAACAGTCCGCAAATAATTAATCTCACACCAACAGCATCTGGTTCTTATCGTCTCCGAGCTAATTTTAGCAATACTAATGATGAATTAGGCGCTACAGATTTACAAATTTGGGCTACTGGAGAAAATCCTGTATATTGGGGTTCTAAAGAACAGGATTTATTGGAAGTTAAACTGAACAAAAAAGCCTATAAAGCGGGAGAAACTGCAACTGTTTTGATGCAATCTCCTTATCCTGATGCTGAATTGTATTTTGCGGTAGTCAAAGATAAGCCACTTTATCAAAAAGTAACTAAAGTTAAAGGAAGCGCGCCACAGATTCAGTTTCAAGTCACATCGGAAATGTTACCAAATGCAGCAGTTCAAGCTGTATTAGTTCGTCAAGGTGTCAGTTTAAATCAAGCAGAACCAGGAAGTTTAGATAAACTGGTAAAAATTGGTTTTGCACCTTTTAAAGTTGACTTACAAGATAAATATTTAAAAGTGCAAGTTACGCCAACGCAAGCATCATTAACACCCAGTTCAGAAGCAACTGTCAAACTGGAATTAAAAGATAATCAAGGAAATCCCACTTCTGGACAATTCACAGTGATGGTGGTGAATGAAGCGGTATTGCAACTTTCAGGTTATCGCCCACCAGATTTAGTCAACACAGTTTATGCTGAACAGCAGATATCCACCCGTTTCAGTGATAATCGTCCAGATGTGGTGATTCAAGCGCAAGATGTAGCTAAACCCAAAGGTTGGGGTTATGGTGGTGGGTTTTCGGGAAACTTAGCGAATACTCGCACCCGCAAGGATTTTCAAGCTTTAGCTTTCTATAACGGCTCGGTGATTACCGATGCTAGTGGTCAAGCACAGATAACATTTAAACTCCCCGACGACTTGACTACATGGCGAGTTATGGCTGTTGCGACGGATGGAAATCTGCGGTTTGGTAATGGTGAGGCAACTTTTATCAGTGCTAAACCACTGCTAACTAATGCCATTTTGCCACAGTTTGCCCGTCCAGGCGATCGCCTTTTTGCTGGTTTGTCTGTGACTAACAACACGGGAACCACCGGAAATCTCACCATAAACGGCACACTTGATGGTACGGTGAAGTTTAGCGACAAGAACCCCACAGCCACAACTTTACAAACCAACGCCGAAACCGCGACTAGTGCTTATCGCTTTCCCATGGTGGTGGAGAGTGTAGGTGAGAGTAAAGTTCGCTTTCACACACAGCTAAATAATGCAACTGATGCTTTTGAAGTTCCATTAGCCATTAAACCGCTGGAAATTACAGAGCAAGTTGTGGAAACTGGTATCACTGAAAAGCAGATAAATATCCCCTTGAATATCGACAAAAATACCATTCCCACAGCGGGAGGTTTAGATGTTCAATTGGCGAGTACTTTAATTCCAGAAATTAAAGCCCCCGCGCAACAAGTTTTCACAGATGATGCATTACCATTCGCAGAACCAGCAGCGAGTCAATTGATAATTGCAGCCAATTTGCAAACTTTGACTCAAAAATATAGCCAACCATTGGCAGAATTTAATCCCCAATCACAAGCCAATCAAGCAATAGAAAAATTACTGAAACTGCAACTTAGTGACGGTGGTTTTGCAGCTTTTTCCGGACAAGAAAAATCTGATCCTTGGATATCTGCTTATGTAGGTGAATCTTTAGCTAGAGGTAAGCAAATATTTCCTGGTTTAGTAGAGCCGGCGATGATATCTCGTCTCCAAGGTTATTTACAAAAAGTGCTGGCGAATCCTGGAAAATATGACTTTTGTAAACAGCAGCTTTGTAAAAATCAATTACAACTTCATGCTTTAATTGCTTTAGCAGAATTAGGAGATAAACGCAATAGCTTACTAAGCGATATTTATCAACAACAAAACAAATTTGATTTGGTCACACAAATTAAACTAGCGCGATATCTATCCCAGTTCCCAGAATGGCAAGATGAATCTAGCAAAATCTTGACTCAGGTGCAAAAAAATGTTTATGAAACAGGACGTACAGCCGTTATTAGTCTACCTAGTAATTGGAGTTGGATGAGTTCCCAAACTACCTCCCAAGCCCAAGCTTTACGCTTATTTATTGCTAACAAGAGCCAGCCAGAAATCATCGATAAACTATTCCAAAGTCTGCTGGCTTTACGCAGGGATGGCACATGGCAAACTAGTTATAATAATGCCCAAGCTTTAACCGCTTTGGTGGAATATAGTCAACTGCAACCCACACCGCCTAACTTTATAGCGACAGTGGAATTAGCAGGGAAAAAATTAGGTGAAAATCGCTTCCAAGATTACCAAAAGACGAATTTAAATTTACAAGTTCCAATGGATAAATTACCCCGTGGGCGTCATGATTTAACTCTGAAAAAATCAGGAGCAGGTAAGTTACATTATTTTGTGGCTTATAATTATCGATTGTCGGGAAATCAGCCAGGAAGATTTAATGGTTTGCGTGTCACACGAGAAATTAGACAAGTCGGAGAAACTAAAGTTTTGCGAAAATTAGGTCTTTACGCTTTGGAGCAGCCCTTGACTTTAGCTCCTGGAAAAGTATTTGATATTGGATTAGAAATAATTGCTGATCATCCTGTCGAGCATGTGGTAATTAATGATCCTTTACCAGCAGGATTAGAAGCTGTAGATGCGAGTTTTCAAACTGCGACATCGGCGCTACAAGCAAAAGCCGATAGTTGGCAACTTGGATTTAAAAATATCCATAGCGATCGCATTATCGCTTATGCTGACACCCTAGAACCAGGGGTTTATCGCCTCCACTACTTAGTACGTTCTGTCACCCCCGGAACCTTCCTCTGGCCTGGCGCCCAAGTTCACCTACAATATGCACCAGAAGAGTTTGGGCGTGTGGCTGATTCAACTTTGATACTTGAGGAGCGTAAGTAG
- a CDS encoding DUF2085 domain-containing protein, translating to MRVAFPRDLQVNWVSVIADIMLAGMVFGPPVAPFLAASGAFLLQGIAEIIYFLGNHVCPQPQMGLELAPPLIMAVCMRCYGTVTGLLVTRLLYAVTSGKGFYWLSQYGWSGVAIASVLMMAYPLELAAQVLGLWSFDNYLVTPFGLITGLAWGLFTMPILHGQRH from the coding sequence ATGAGAGTAGCTTTTCCTAGGGATTTACAAGTAAACTGGGTCAGTGTAATTGCTGACATCATGCTGGCGGGAATGGTTTTTGGCCCGCCAGTTGCTCCTTTTTTGGCTGCGTCTGGAGCGTTTTTGCTACAGGGGATTGCGGAGATTATATATTTCTTGGGTAATCATGTCTGTCCGCAACCGCAAATGGGGTTAGAATTAGCGCCTCCTTTGATCATGGCGGTATGTATGCGCTGCTATGGAACAGTGACGGGTTTGTTGGTGACTCGTTTGTTGTATGCTGTGACTAGTGGTAAAGGTTTTTATTGGTTAAGTCAGTATGGGTGGAGTGGAGTAGCGATCGCCAGTGTTTTGATGATGGCTTATCCTTTAGAATTGGCTGCACAAGTTTTAGGTTTATGGAGCTTTGATAATTACCTAGTCACGCCTTTTGGGTTGATTACAGGTTTAGCATGGGGATTGTTTACCATGCCTATATTACATGGTCAGCGGCATTAA